In Odontesthes bonariensis isolate fOdoBon6 chromosome 6, fOdoBon6.hap1, whole genome shotgun sequence, one genomic interval encodes:
- the sart3 gene encoding spliceosome associated factor 3, U4/U6 recycling protein isoform X1: MAAPSNAEQTQWQDMEEEEAGMEEREMESNEDDEEGMGVENSDDEDDDSSEDEKENEAEIQRLEEQLSINAFDYNCHVDLIKLLKQEGELSRLRKARQKMSELFPLTEEIWLDWLKDEIRLTEEESNREKVYDLFERAVKDYICPDIWLEYAQYSIGGMGMPGGIDKARAIFERAVTAVGLHMTKGQTVWEAYREFENAILSTVQPPPGRVPSREEQELRNTQLERIHTLFRRQLAVPLMDMEATYAEYEEWAEHGVPETVNHQYKKALLQMAKCRPFEEALLVAEPPKLAEYQAYIDFELKEGDPARIQITYERTLAENCLVPDMWAKYSTYLDRQLKIKDMVLSTHERGVRNCPWTMGLWKSYLLALERHGADHHTVSADVFEKALNAGFIQATDYVDIWQAYLDYLRRRVDFSKESSKELEELRGAFSRSLDYMKQDVEERFGESGDPSCVIMQIWARIEALHCKNMQKARELWDSIMTKGNAKYANMWLEYYNLERSYGDSTHCRKALHRAVQCTSDYPEHVCEVLLTFERVEGSLEDWDTAVQKTETRLNRVNEQRAKAAVKEANLARQEEERFEQRRKVKADKKVQKKVQKGGRAGEKRRAEHDDYQDEWNEDSAPKRHRGNGDTATDEYMETETGLFGKNAPPGYKPASTGTKRAEVAAQTQKDDKLEFRDDHTSVFISNLTYTLEEPEAKLRTLFQTCGPIKQIRPVFSNKGSFKGYGYVQFESPVSVHEALKLDRQEVEGRPMFVSPCVDKNKNPDFKVFKYNTSIEKHKIFISGLPFSCTKEQLEELCKSHGTIKEVRLVTYRSGKPKGLAYVEFADEVQASQAVLKMDGIDVEDNKISVAISNPPRRNPADKPGSSRTMTELMPRQVYGSRGRGRTQLSLLPRSLHRQTAPAGKVENGTAAERETDSAAANAETRPLSNSDFARMLLNK, encoded by the exons ATGGCAGCGCCAAGCAACGCAGAGCAAACGCAGTGGCAAGATATGGAAGAGGAAGAAGCGGGGATGGAGGAGAGAGAAATGGAATCGAACGAAGATGACGAGGAGGGCATGGGTGTAGAAAATTCAGACGACGAAGATGACGATTCGTCGGAGgatgagaaagaaaatgaagccGAGATACAACGGTTGGAGGAGCAG CTGTCAATCAATGCTTTTGACTACAACTGCCACGTGGATCTTATCAAACTTCTTAAGCAGGAGGGAGAACTTTCACGTCTGCGAAAAGCGAGGCAGAAGATGAGCGAGCTTTTCCCCCTTACTGAAG AAATCTGGCTGGACTGGCTCAAGGATGAAATCCGTCTGACTGAGGAGGAGTCTAACCGAGAGAAAGTATATGACCTTTTTGAGAGAGCTGTAAAAGACTACATCT GTCCAGACATCTGGCTTGAATATGCCCAGTACTCAATCGGTGGCATGGGCATGCCAGGTGGGATAGATAAGGCAAGAGCCATCTTTGAGAGAGCCGTGACAGCTGTGGGGCTTCACATGACCAAGGGACAGACGGTGTGGGAAGCATACAGAGAGTTTGAGAACGCCATTCTGTCCACGGTGCAG CCTCCCCCTGGCAGGGTTCCCAGTCGCGAGGAGCAGGAGCTGCGGAACACTCAGCTTGAGCGAATCCATACACTGTTTCGCCGCCAGCTGGCTGTCCCCTTAATGG ACATGGAAGCCACCTATGCAGAGTACGAGGAGTGGGCAGAGCATGGAGTGCCTGAAACCGTCAATCATCAGTACAAAAAGGCTTTGCTGCAGATGGCGAAATGCAGACCTTTTGAGGAGGCACTG CTGGTGGCAGAGCCTCCTAAGCTGGCAGAATATCAGGCCTACATCGACTTTGAACTAAAGGAGGGCGACCCAGCACGGATCCAGATAACATATGAGCGGACTCTGGCGGAGAACTGCCTGGTACCAGACATGTGGGCAAAATACTCCACGTATCTT GACCGTCAGCTGAAGATCAAAGACATGGTTCTGTCCACTCATGAGCGTGGTGTCAGGAACTGCCCCTGGACCATGGGTCTGTGGAAGAGCTACCTGCTGGCTCTGGAGCGGCACGGAGCCGACCATCACACCGTGTCGG CAGATGTTTTTGAGAAGGCGCTGAATGCTGGCTTCATTCAAGCCACCGACTATGTGGACATTTGGCAGGCATACCTCGACTACCTGAGACGACGTGTGGATTTCAGTAAAG AATCAAGTAAAGAGTTAGAGGAGTTACGAGGGGCCTTCTCTCGGTCTCTTGACTACATGAAACAAGACGTTGAAGAGA GGTTTGGTGAAAGTGGAGATCCCTCGTGTGTCATCATGCAGATTTGGGCGAGGATAGAG GCCCTCCACTGCAAGAACATGCAGAAAGCCAGAGAACTGTGGGATAGTATCATGACCAAAGGGAACGCCAAATATGCTAACATGTGGTTGGAATACTATAACCTTGAAAG GTCTTATGGGGACTCGACTCACTGCCGAAAGGCTCTCCACAGAGCAGTGCAGTGCACCTCAGACTACCCAGAACACGTGTGTGAAGTCCTGCTCACCTTTGAGAGGGTAGAAG GTTCGTTAGAGGACTGGGACACGGCAGTGCAGAAGACGGAGACGCGGCTGAACAGAGTTAATGAGCAACGGGCAAAG GCGGCTGTGAAAGAAGCCAACTTGGCTCGCCAAGAGGAGGAAAGATTTGAGCAGCGACGGAAGGTCAAAGCAGACAAGAAAGTTCAGAAGAAGGTCCAGAAAGGAGGTCGAGCAGGGGAGAAGAGGAGAGCAGAACACGATGACTATCAGGATGAATGGAACGAGGACTCTG CTCCTAAAAGGCACAGAGGAAATGGTGACACCGCTACAGATGAGTACATGGAGACAGAGACGGGACTTTTTGGGAAGAACGCTCCTCCTGGATACAAGCCTGCTTCAACGGGCACTAAAAGAGCTGAAGTCGCTGCCCAGACGCAGAAGGACGACAAGCTCGAGTTTCGAGACGACCACACCAGTGTGTTCATCAGCAACCTGACTTACACTCTGGAGGAGCCAGAGGCGAAGCTCAGGACACTGTTCCAGACCTGCGGTCCAATCAAACAGATTCGCCCCGTGTTCAGCAACAAAGGAAGCTTCAAAGGTTACGGTTATGTTCAGTTTGAGTCCCCTGTGTCTGTTCACGAAGCCCTGAAGCTGGACAGGCAGGAGGTGGAGGGCAGGCCCATGTTTGTGTCACCTTGtgttgacaaaaacaaaaatcctgACTTTAAG GTGTTTAAATATAATACATCAATCGAGAAACACAAAATCTTCATCTCTGGGCTGCCGTTCTCATGCACCAAAGAGCAGCTGGAGGAACTTTGCAAAAGTCATGGCACCATCAAAGAGGTTCGCCTGGTCACATATCGCTCAGGAAAACCCAAG GGTCTGGCATATGTTGAGTTTGCAGATGAAGTCCAGGCCTCTCAGGCAGTCCTGAAAATGGATGGCATTGACGTGGAAGACAACAAAATATCCGTTGCCATAAGCAACCCTCCTCGTAGAAACCCGGCCGATAAACCTGGTTCAAGCAGGACGATGACAGAGTTGATGCCTCGCCAGGTCTACGGATC gAGAGGCAGAGGACGCACCCAGCTCTCCTTACTCCCTCGTTCTTTGCACCGCCAAACGGCACCCGCCGGCAAAGTGGAGAACGGCACCGCAGCGGAGCGAGAGACGGACAGCGCGGCGGCGAACGCAGAGACGAGACCGTTGTCAAATTCAGACTTTGCCAGGATGCTTCTCAATAAGTGA
- the ficd gene encoding protein adenylyltransferase FICD: MIMAAVTLWRYTSGRRVLGGWGPLLCLVVGSLVALLMPLVGVQNQCCASLKGISQLRCQLLGNSQPSPAVQSTSLTVPFTALDLLPQRSKPSIEMELEAKAALQQALEMKKLGKREKAHKLLVHALSMNPDFVDALTELGTILEEEKDVVQADHLYSKALAISPCNERALVSRDRTLPLVEEIDQRYFSIIDSKVRRLMSIPKGNSVLRRVMEETYYHHIYHTVAIEGNTLTLSEIRHIIETRYAVPGKSLQEQNEAIGVDAAMKYINTTLLSRSGTITVGDILEIHRRVLGYVDPVEGGRLRTSQVFVGHHIPPHPQDLQRHMQELIQWLNCDEALQLHPVEYAALAHYKLVYIHPFVDGNGRTSRLLMNLGLMQARYPPITIRKEQRAEYYAALDTANEGDVRPFIRFIAKCTEITLDTLLISTTEHAVGLPGAGQDQACPNCKQTIPVHN; this comes from the exons ATGATCATGGCTGCTGTGACGTTGTGGCGCTACACCAGCGGCCGCCGTGTCCTCGGAGGATGGGGCCCGCTGCTGTGCCTCGTAGTCGGCTCGCTGGTGGCCCTCCTGATGCCCCTTGTCGGCGTCCAGAACCAATGCTGTGCCTCCCTGAAGGGCATTTCTCAGCTTCGCTGCCAGCTGTTGGGGAATTCCCAGCCGTCTCCAGCTGTGCAGTCTACCAGTCTCACCGTCCCTTTCACTGCCCTGGATCTGCTGCCTCAGAGGTCCAAGCCGAGCATAG AGATGGAGCTGGAGGCCAAAGCGGCGTTGCAGCAGGCTCTAGAAATGAAGAAACTTGGAAAGAGGGAGAAGGCTCACAAGCTGTTAGTGCATGCGCTTAGTATGAACCCAGACTTTGTGGATGCTCTGACGGAGCTAGGGACTATtctggaggaggagaaagatgTCGTCCAGGCAGACCACCTCTACTCAAAGGCCTTGGCCATCTCGCCTTGTAATGAGAGAGCTTTGGTCAGCCGAGACCGAACTCTCCCCTTGGTGGAGGAGATTGACCAACGTTACTTCAGCATTATTGACAGTAAAGTGCGCAGGCTTATGTCCATTCCTAAAGGCAACTCTGTACTCCGTCGAGTGATGGAGGAAACCTACTACCACCACATCTACCACACGGTGGCCATTGAGGGCAACACGCTCACTCTGTCTGAAATCCGTCACATCATTGAGACGCGTTATGCTGTCCCGGGGAAGAGCCTTCAGGAGCAGAACGAAGCCATCGGTGTGGATGCAGCCATGAAGTACATCAACACCACGCTGCTGTCCAGATCAGGAACCATCACTGTCGGCGACATTCTGGAGATTCACAGACGAGTTCTTGGGTATGTGGACCCCGTGGAGGGTGGGAGGCTGCGCACCAGCCAGGTGTTTGTGGGCCACCACATCCCACCCCACCCTCAGGACTTGCAGCGACACATGCAGGAATTGATCCAGTGGCTCAACTGTGACGAGGCCCTGCAGCTGCACCCCGTGGAGTACGCAGCCCTCGCCCACTACAAGCTGGTGTATATTCACCCGTTTGTTGACGGCAACGGACGCACATCACGGCTGCTCATGAACCTCGGTCTCATGCAAGCGAGATACCCACCGATTACTATTCGCAAAGAGCAAAGGGCCGAATATTACGCAGCTCTAGACACAGCCAATGAGGGCGATGTTCGACCCTTCATTCGCTTTATAGCCAAATGTACAGAGATAACGTTGGACACATTGTTGATTTCTACAACAGAGCACGCTGTGGGCCTGCCAGGAGCCGGACAGGACCAGGCCTGTCCCAACTGCAAACAGACCATCCCAGTCCACAACTGA
- the iscua gene encoding iron-sulfur cluster assembly enzyme ISCU — MAMLSLRKSASLLLFSRGLLRPELNALCSYHKKVVDHYENPRNVGSLDKKSKNVGTGLVGAPACGDVMKLQIQVDENGKIVDAKFKTFGCGSAIASSSLATEWVKGKSVDEALKIKNTDIAKELCLPPVKLHCSMLAEDAIKAALSDYRLKQDENEERAKASN; from the exons ATGGCGATGCTTTCCTTACGAAAGTCAGCGTCCTTGCTGTTATTTAGCAGAGGGTTGTTGAGGCCGGAGCTGAATGCGCTTTGCTCATATCACAAAAAG GTGGTGGACCATTATGAAAACCCGAGAAATGTGGGCTCTCTGGACAAGAAGTCCAAAAATGTGGGGACAGGACTTGTGGGTGCACCAGCCTGTGGTGATGTAAtgaaactacag ATCCAAGTTGATGAAAATGGAAAGATAGTGGATGCGAAATTCAAAACATTCGGCTGCGGATCAGCCATTGCCTCCAGTTCTCTGGCAACAGAGTGGGTGAAAGGGAAGTCT GTTGACGAAGCTCTGAAGATTAAGAATACAGACATTGCCAAAGAACTCTGCCTTCCTCCAGTCAAGCTTCACTGCTCTA tGCTCGCAGAAGATGCCATAAAAGCAGCGCTCTCAGACTACAGACTAAAACAAGACGAGAACGAGGAACGTGCCAAAGCCAGCAATTAA
- the sart3 gene encoding spliceosome associated factor 3, U4/U6 recycling protein isoform X2: MAAPSNAEQTQWQDMEEEEAGMEEREMESNEDDEEGMGVENSDDEDDDSSEDEKENEAEIQRLEEQLSINAFDYNCHVDLIKLLKQEGELSRLRKARQKMSELFPLTEEIWLDWLKDEIRLTEEESNREKVYDLFERAVKDYICPDIWLEYAQYSIGGMGMPGGIDKARAIFERAVTAVGLHMTKGQTVWEAYREFENAILSTVQPPPGRVPSREEQELRNTQLERIHTLFRRQLAVPLMDMEATYAEYEEWAEHGVPETVNHQYKKALLQMAKCRPFEEALLVAEPPKLAEYQAYIDFELKEGDPARIQITYERTLAENCLVPDMWAKYSTYLDRQLKIKDMVLSTHERGVRNCPWTMGLWKSYLLALERHGADHHTVSDVFEKALNAGFIQATDYVDIWQAYLDYLRRRVDFSKESSKELEELRGAFSRSLDYMKQDVEERFGESGDPSCVIMQIWARIEALHCKNMQKARELWDSIMTKGNAKYANMWLEYYNLERSYGDSTHCRKALHRAVQCTSDYPEHVCEVLLTFERVEGSLEDWDTAVQKTETRLNRVNEQRAKAAVKEANLARQEEERFEQRRKVKADKKVQKKVQKGGRAGEKRRAEHDDYQDEWNEDSAPKRHRGNGDTATDEYMETETGLFGKNAPPGYKPASTGTKRAEVAAQTQKDDKLEFRDDHTSVFISNLTYTLEEPEAKLRTLFQTCGPIKQIRPVFSNKGSFKGYGYVQFESPVSVHEALKLDRQEVEGRPMFVSPCVDKNKNPDFKVFKYNTSIEKHKIFISGLPFSCTKEQLEELCKSHGTIKEVRLVTYRSGKPKGLAYVEFADEVQASQAVLKMDGIDVEDNKISVAISNPPRRNPADKPGSSRTMTELMPRQVYGSRGRGRTQLSLLPRSLHRQTAPAGKVENGTAAERETDSAAANAETRPLSNSDFARMLLNK; the protein is encoded by the exons ATGGCAGCGCCAAGCAACGCAGAGCAAACGCAGTGGCAAGATATGGAAGAGGAAGAAGCGGGGATGGAGGAGAGAGAAATGGAATCGAACGAAGATGACGAGGAGGGCATGGGTGTAGAAAATTCAGACGACGAAGATGACGATTCGTCGGAGgatgagaaagaaaatgaagccGAGATACAACGGTTGGAGGAGCAG CTGTCAATCAATGCTTTTGACTACAACTGCCACGTGGATCTTATCAAACTTCTTAAGCAGGAGGGAGAACTTTCACGTCTGCGAAAAGCGAGGCAGAAGATGAGCGAGCTTTTCCCCCTTACTGAAG AAATCTGGCTGGACTGGCTCAAGGATGAAATCCGTCTGACTGAGGAGGAGTCTAACCGAGAGAAAGTATATGACCTTTTTGAGAGAGCTGTAAAAGACTACATCT GTCCAGACATCTGGCTTGAATATGCCCAGTACTCAATCGGTGGCATGGGCATGCCAGGTGGGATAGATAAGGCAAGAGCCATCTTTGAGAGAGCCGTGACAGCTGTGGGGCTTCACATGACCAAGGGACAGACGGTGTGGGAAGCATACAGAGAGTTTGAGAACGCCATTCTGTCCACGGTGCAG CCTCCCCCTGGCAGGGTTCCCAGTCGCGAGGAGCAGGAGCTGCGGAACACTCAGCTTGAGCGAATCCATACACTGTTTCGCCGCCAGCTGGCTGTCCCCTTAATGG ACATGGAAGCCACCTATGCAGAGTACGAGGAGTGGGCAGAGCATGGAGTGCCTGAAACCGTCAATCATCAGTACAAAAAGGCTTTGCTGCAGATGGCGAAATGCAGACCTTTTGAGGAGGCACTG CTGGTGGCAGAGCCTCCTAAGCTGGCAGAATATCAGGCCTACATCGACTTTGAACTAAAGGAGGGCGACCCAGCACGGATCCAGATAACATATGAGCGGACTCTGGCGGAGAACTGCCTGGTACCAGACATGTGGGCAAAATACTCCACGTATCTT GACCGTCAGCTGAAGATCAAAGACATGGTTCTGTCCACTCATGAGCGTGGTGTCAGGAACTGCCCCTGGACCATGGGTCTGTGGAAGAGCTACCTGCTGGCTCTGGAGCGGCACGGAGCCGACCATCACACCGTGTCGG ATGTTTTTGAGAAGGCGCTGAATGCTGGCTTCATTCAAGCCACCGACTATGTGGACATTTGGCAGGCATACCTCGACTACCTGAGACGACGTGTGGATTTCAGTAAAG AATCAAGTAAAGAGTTAGAGGAGTTACGAGGGGCCTTCTCTCGGTCTCTTGACTACATGAAACAAGACGTTGAAGAGA GGTTTGGTGAAAGTGGAGATCCCTCGTGTGTCATCATGCAGATTTGGGCGAGGATAGAG GCCCTCCACTGCAAGAACATGCAGAAAGCCAGAGAACTGTGGGATAGTATCATGACCAAAGGGAACGCCAAATATGCTAACATGTGGTTGGAATACTATAACCTTGAAAG GTCTTATGGGGACTCGACTCACTGCCGAAAGGCTCTCCACAGAGCAGTGCAGTGCACCTCAGACTACCCAGAACACGTGTGTGAAGTCCTGCTCACCTTTGAGAGGGTAGAAG GTTCGTTAGAGGACTGGGACACGGCAGTGCAGAAGACGGAGACGCGGCTGAACAGAGTTAATGAGCAACGGGCAAAG GCGGCTGTGAAAGAAGCCAACTTGGCTCGCCAAGAGGAGGAAAGATTTGAGCAGCGACGGAAGGTCAAAGCAGACAAGAAAGTTCAGAAGAAGGTCCAGAAAGGAGGTCGAGCAGGGGAGAAGAGGAGAGCAGAACACGATGACTATCAGGATGAATGGAACGAGGACTCTG CTCCTAAAAGGCACAGAGGAAATGGTGACACCGCTACAGATGAGTACATGGAGACAGAGACGGGACTTTTTGGGAAGAACGCTCCTCCTGGATACAAGCCTGCTTCAACGGGCACTAAAAGAGCTGAAGTCGCTGCCCAGACGCAGAAGGACGACAAGCTCGAGTTTCGAGACGACCACACCAGTGTGTTCATCAGCAACCTGACTTACACTCTGGAGGAGCCAGAGGCGAAGCTCAGGACACTGTTCCAGACCTGCGGTCCAATCAAACAGATTCGCCCCGTGTTCAGCAACAAAGGAAGCTTCAAAGGTTACGGTTATGTTCAGTTTGAGTCCCCTGTGTCTGTTCACGAAGCCCTGAAGCTGGACAGGCAGGAGGTGGAGGGCAGGCCCATGTTTGTGTCACCTTGtgttgacaaaaacaaaaatcctgACTTTAAG GTGTTTAAATATAATACATCAATCGAGAAACACAAAATCTTCATCTCTGGGCTGCCGTTCTCATGCACCAAAGAGCAGCTGGAGGAACTTTGCAAAAGTCATGGCACCATCAAAGAGGTTCGCCTGGTCACATATCGCTCAGGAAAACCCAAG GGTCTGGCATATGTTGAGTTTGCAGATGAAGTCCAGGCCTCTCAGGCAGTCCTGAAAATGGATGGCATTGACGTGGAAGACAACAAAATATCCGTTGCCATAAGCAACCCTCCTCGTAGAAACCCGGCCGATAAACCTGGTTCAAGCAGGACGATGACAGAGTTGATGCCTCGCCAGGTCTACGGATC gAGAGGCAGAGGACGCACCCAGCTCTCCTTACTCCCTCGTTCTTTGCACCGCCAAACGGCACCCGCCGGCAAAGTGGAGAACGGCACCGCAGCGGAGCGAGAGACGGACAGCGCGGCGGCGAACGCAGAGACGAGACCGTTGTCAAATTCAGACTTTGCCAGGATGCTTCTCAATAAGTGA